The Pseudoalteromonas rubra region GACCTACTTCTGTGCAACGAAAACGCCACTCTTTGATCCCTGCATCGATTGGATATTGCCGGGACAGCTCCAGTAGTGACTTTCTGGTTATTTGTGATTTCAAAATATTTCCTCGAAACGCAGTTAACGCTTTGCGACCTTTGTGTTCAAAGTTAAGTGCTAATTGCACTGTAACACCCGAACATGATTGCTCTAAGCTTACTTCTTAAAGATGAAGACCATATGTTTTCATATGCTGATGCTATGAAAGTCATATTTTGAATACTCTCATAAGACACAGAGAACAAAACCGACAACTAAATAGATTGCTGAGTTTATAGTTACAATTCCTAACAGCAACCTTCAACTAAGATCAACTTACTCTTAGTTGTGCTATGGCGTATCGCGAACAGAGGTTGTGCGTCAGGATCAGCTAAAAACTCTTTGGCGACATCCTTATTTGGGAACTCCAGTACAACAACTCTTTCTGGGTGCCAGTCCCCTTCCATGACCTCGGGCTCAACACCTTGGACAACGTACCTTCCTCCATGCTTTTTAATAAATTCGGGGATTTCTTTAATATATTTTTTAAAACGAGGAAAGTCGGTGATAGAAAAGTCTAGTATCAAATATCCTTTCAAAATAAGTACTCCTTTACTTAGGTTAATAATGAAATAACGCCTGCAATAAAGTGCCCACACTGAGATAAAAAAGCACACCTGACTTACTTTCTGTCTATTCCAAACTCATTGCAATGATTAAC contains the following coding sequences:
- a CDS encoding DUF1330 domain-containing protein: MKGYLILDFSITDFPRFKKYIKEIPEFIKKHGGRYVVQGVEPEVMEGDWHPERVVVLEFPNKDVAKEFLADPDAQPLFAIRHSTTKSKLILVEGCC